The sequence below is a genomic window from Nitrospinota bacterium.
GGTTTGATGGTGCCGCCATAAACAAAAATTCCGGGAATGTTCAAACGGGCCATGGCAATCATGGCTCCGGGCATATTTTTATCGCAACCGCCTATGCAGATTACGGCATCCATGCTTGCTCCCCGGCAAACCGTTTCTATAGAGTCAGCGATTACATCGCGGCTGACCAGAGAACATTTCATTCCCTCTGTTCCCATCGAAATACCATCGCTGATGGTGATGGTGCCGAACATCTGCGGCATGCCGCCGCTTTTTCTGATTTCCGCAGAAGCGACATCGGCCAGTTTGCCAAGTCCGGCATTACAGGGCGTCAGGTCACTTTGTCCATTAGCGACACCTACGATAGGTTTATTAAAATCCTCATCGGTAAACCCCACTGCCCTTAACATTGCACGATTTGGGGCGCGTCGGTCTCCCTGGGTGATAGATCGGCTTTTAGAGTTCAGTATTGTCATCTTAATTTCCTGGTGGTGTTTTTTATTAGAGGCATTTCCGCCTGAATTTATTCATCGGTGTTCAAACAGGGCAGGATTATAGGTCCAGCTCTGAAACGGCATTGACGGTGGGACGGCGGAAATAGCCATCTCCATTTTGAGAATGCGCGATAGCGTAGTATACAGGATTTGCAGCTACTTTTAAAATTGCTTGCGACCCACTGATTTCAATCTCATGGCTGAAGGGAATGACGGGGGTTTGCCTGTCCTTTTTCCATGTTTTATTTGGAGACTTTGAAGCCAGAAAATCAGGAAGTCGAAAGGATCTCTGAGAGTATAAATAGTCCAGCTTCAACAGGTCTTGCTCCATGGGGGTGGAGGAAGGATAGAAAGTATCCCTGAATATGCGGTAATACTCATCTAGAGAAACCGGGTTCATCAACAGCCCACGAGAATCATGTTGATCCCGTAGTCGATTGAACAAAGTTATTGGATCCATTTTAGCCAGCAGATAATTGATCGAGAAACGGAATCGCTTGGAATTGTAATAACGATCAAAAATATCTTCGAATTCTTTTAAATACAGAACTTCTTCTGCAGAAAGATGACGATGCGATATCAGTTCATAAGGTGGGNNNNNNNNNNNNNNNNNNNNNNNNNNNNNNNNNNNNNNNNNNNNNNNNNNNNNNNNNNNNNNNNNNNNNNNNNNNNNNNNNNNNNNNNNNNNNNNNTTGGTATTGCTCCGTTTCAATAATATCATTGATGGGTGCTCCGGGGAGGAACTTCAAAAATCCCAGTTGCAACTCATGCGGCCTAAGAGCCATTATATCTGAAAATGATTTCTGAATATCTTCCAGTGTTTCCCCCGGCAAACCGAATATTAAATCACAATGAAAATGTATCCGGTCCTGCTCTACCAGTTGTTTGATTGTTCTGAAAAGTTTATTGTTGTCCTGTTTTCTCTGGATGGTTTTCTGGACAGAGTCTGTGGTTGTTTGAATGCCGATCTCAAATTGAAACATTCCATGAGGAACAGTAGACAAAAAGTCAAGGATGTCATCCGTCAAAATATCTCCTACCACCTCAAAATGAAATTCGTTTCCCTCAAACTGCATCAGCCATTGCATCAGTTTTTTCATTCGATCGGGCTTGAGGTTAAAAGTGCGATCGACAAATTTGATTTTCCGAATGCCCGCATCTATTAGTTCCTTGATCTGGCTATGTATGATTTTTTCATCAAAGTATCGCACTGTTTTATCCAGCGCTGACAAACAGAATGAGCAAAGGTAAGGGCAGCCTCTGGATGTTTCAAAATATACGATTCTGTTTTTAAGGTTCTGGAAGTCTTCTTTCAAATAAGGAGCAATGAGCTCTGGCAGGTCCGTTCCGTAATGTTGCCAGCGTTTGGTAACTTCTTCTGTTAGACTCTCATGATTGCGGGTCAGCTCAAGAAACTCCAACCATTTGTTCTCACCTTCTCCTGAAATTACCGGGCAGGGGAGGGGATTCTCTTTTTCAAAAGACACTTCTGGTCCACCTGCTACTATTTTCAAGTCCGGCATTTGTTTTTTTAGACGTTCGATCAACTCCAGGCTCTGATTCCTGTTCCATATATAAATGCCGATTCCCAAAACATCTGGCTTGAGTTTTTGTATCTCTGCGGAAATTTTCCATATTGGCTGATTGATGACATATTCACGGATCCATACATTCTTGTAGCCCGCACCACGGGTTACATTTCTCAGATAGCGTATACTCAGAGAAGAGTGAATGTATTTTGCGTTAAGTGTTATGAGTCCGATAGAACGGTCCATATCCAATCTTTGCCCTTATATTTTATAAATATGACCCATCATATAGGTTGATGGTGTGGCAAGACAAGCTTGATTACTTTTTCTGGCATAATTTGCAGAAAAAAGTGGACCGGCCTGAATGAACCATGCGGATAATGGGTGTTTTGCATTTCGGACAAGGTAAACCTTCTTTGCCGTAAACAGACAGGCTCACCTTGTAATATCCTGCAGTGCCGTTGGGGTTGTAAAAATCACGCAGGGTCGTTCCTCCAGATTCAATACTTTTCATCAAGGTAGAACGTATGCAGGATATTAGAGTCTCCCATTCGGTGAGTGTTATTTTTCCTGCCTTGCGTTTGGGGTTTATGCCGGCCTGGTAAAGGGATTCACAGGCATAAATATTGCCTATTCCAGTGATGCGTCGGGCATCCATGATAAAAGTTTTAATGGGTGACCGACAATTTCTGGCAATTCCTTTCAAAGTTTTTGCGTTGGCTTCTTGTGAAAATGGGTCCAGCCCCAGTTTGTTTAGTAAAGGGTGTCTTCCATTTTCAGGTACCCAGAGAATACAACCAAATCGCCTGGGGTCAATAAAGTGAAGAAAGGTGTCACTTCCAAACTGGAAAACAGCATGAGTGTGTTTTTCCCGGGGGGTTATTGAATCTTGTAACGTAACTCGTCCGCTCATACCGAGGTGCAATAGCATTGACCCTTGCGGCACCTTTAAGAGCAGATATTTTCCGATACGCTGGATTTCAGAAACAACCTGGTTCACCATTCTTTTCTTCAAAGTAGACTTAGGAATGGGAAACCGGATGTCATTTCGAAAGAACTTCAGGGCTGTGCAGGTATTATTAACTACGAGCGGTAGCAATGACCTTTTCAGAGTTTCAACTTCAGGCAGTTCGGGCATTGATACAAAGGAGGACCTGTTCAGACCGTGGCAGGGTTAACCTGTTATTCTTCACCTTCAACACTTTCTTTTTCGGGAGGTGTGGATTCTTTTGAGGGTTTTTTTGCGATCACAACTTTTGCGGAACGAAGAATTCGTCCATTTAATGTATATCCCTTGGAATATTCCTGCATTATTGTATTTTCATCGTGTTCTTCAGACTCTACCTGAGTCATGACTTCATGCAGATTAGGATCAAAAGTCTTTCCTATCGCTTCAATGGCTTCCACTTTATGGTTTTTGAGAAACGAGGCGAGTTGCTTCTGGATCATTTCTACGCCTTCCTTTAATGTCTGTAAGGAAGTGTTCGGGGCGTTTAATGCTCTATCCATATTGTCATCAATTTGAACCAGCTCTTTCAGGAGCTTTTCATTGGCAAATTGAACGGAATCGGCCTTGTCTTTGATCAACCGTTTGCGGAAGTTTTCCAGGTCTGCTTTTTCCCTCAGGAATTCATTTTTTTGTTCAGCAAGCTCCTCATCTTTTTTCTTGAGCTGTTCCTGAAGTTTCTCTACCGGGCTTAATTCTTTTTCTTTTTTAGCAGTGGCTTCTTCCTCCGGCTCCAGGACCTCTGGATCCAAAGTTTCTGAAGTGTCCTCCGGTTCCTGCGAAACTTTTTCTTTTGATGTCACTTTTTCAAACTCCCTGATTATCCGAAATTAACTTTGAGACCTTCTTTGCGGTATGATTCACAATTGAAATAATGCGTTTGTAGTCCATTCTTTTGGAACCAAATACAGCCAATGTGCCTACATTGTCGTTCCCCAACTGGTAATTTTGCGCAATTAAACTGCAATTTCCCATTTCTTCCTGCAGGTTTTCTTCGCCGATCAAGATGGTCATCCCATCATGGTGCAGGCAGAGGTCAAGCAGGTTTATCAACTTTGTTTTTTCTTCAAGAGTTGCAAGCAGAGCTTTGATTTTTCCAATATCTTCTGTGAATTCCGGTTGATCCAGAAAATTCAAAGCACCTTCGACCAGCAATTCGTTATTCTTATGTTCTTCTGAAAACAGGGCTGAAGAAAGGTCGTGTGCTTTTCTTGCCAGGTTATTATAGTGTTCTTTTTCAACCTTCAGACGTTTAAGCAGCTCTTGTCTTATCCACCGTATGGGTTTTCCGCTGAACTCGCTATTGAGGTAATTAGAGATAGAGGTTAATTGATCCTGAGTCATCTCAGAATCAATAGGTAGAACTTTATTTTGCAATATACCTTGTTCGGAAAAAAAGACGGCCAACGCAGCCTGGGGTCCTACTTTGGTAAACTCAATGTGTTTGAAACAGGCGCTTGAAAAACTTGGGAGCATGACTAACCCCGTTTGCTTTGAAACTGTAGACAGATTTTCACATGCCTGTTCAAGTATGCCCTGGAGGTTTTGTTTCCCGGCTGGATACTCAAGCTCATAACTGTCTGATAGCACCTCGGCTTTCATGAGAAAGTTTTGTGGACGCAAAAGATGGTTCACATAAAACCTGTAGCCATTGTCGGTAGGTATACGGCCTGCCGATGTGTGGGGTTGACTCAGAAAACCCTTTTCTTCCAAGTCTGCCATCACATTTCTGAGTGTTGCCGGGCTGAGGTGTTCTGGATGAATTTTAGCAACCGTGCGAGAACCAACCGGTTCGGCAGTCTCGATGTATTTATCGATAACTGTCAATAGAACAACTTTGCTTCTTTCATCTAATAAGGGCAAGCTCATTACATTAGACAGGGCTAAAGGTTTAAATATCTATGTTTACGTTTATTAAATTAGCAACCCACAAAAATTTTGTCAACATATAGCCTTATAAGAGAATCCTGCATCACCCGGTATGTGTCCCATCAAAGCAAGGAGATAAGATAATACCCAGAATTGAAGAATGCCGAATGCTGGTTATTCTGGAGTCAGGTCTTTAGCTTTTTCTACGATCTGTGTTCCAACGCCTTCTGTAGTAAAAATTTCCAGTAATAGGGCATGGCGAACGCGTCCATCAATGATGTGGGTTTTATGAACTCCGGATTTTAGGGCATCCAGGCAGCAGTTGACTTTTGGAAGCATGCCATCACGGATTACTTTGCTGCGTATCAGGTCGTTCACGTTTTTCCGGCTTAGGCCAGTCAATAATTTTCCGTCTTTGTTTTTTACACCTTCGGTATCGGTCATTAAAAGCAACTTTTCTGCTTTTAAAGCTGAAGCGATTTTTGCGGCGACAAAATCCGCATTGATGTTGAGAGTTTCTCCGTTTTCCCCCCTTCCAATTGGAGCTATAACGGGAATGAACCCACTTTGATCAAGGGTTTCCAGTATATCAGGGTTCACATTAGTGATTTCGCCTACTAATCCCAGGTCGATAATTTCTGGACGATCTGTTTCCGGAGAATGTTTCACCTTCTTATGCCGTTTTGCCAGTATCAGATCACCGTCTTTTCCAGTAATACCAACCGCATTTCCACCCTGATGATTAATCAGTGAAACGATTTCCTTGTTAACTTTTCCACCAAGAACCATTTCTACTACGTCAATGGTTTCTTTGTTTGTCACGCGCTGTCCCTGTATGAATTCCGACCTGATCCCCAAAGCCTTGAGAGTTTTGTCTATTTGCGGACCTCCCCCATGAACCACGACCGGGTTGATACCGATGTATTTCATCATTATGATATCGAGAGCAAAGTTTTCCTTGAGGTCATCAGAGACCATGGCATTGCCACCGTATTTGATGACAATGGTTTTGCCGTAAAAATTCTTGATATATGGTAGTGCTTCTAAAAGGTTTTCGGCTTTGTTGATGAGTTTTTTCATAGACAAGTCTGCAGGTTGTTTCAGTTTTAAGCGGGAGGCCTCCGCTAAAGGATATAACGGCTCAAGTCTTCATTCTGGATAATGTCTTTTAATTTTTCTCGAATATAGTCGGCATCTATTTCGATGTTTTTATTTTCCAGGTCCGGGGCGTCAAAAGATATTTCTTCCAGAAATTTTTCCATGATGGTTTGGAGCCGTCGTGCGCCTATATTTTCTGTCCGCTGGTTTACTAAAGCCGACATTTCAGCAATCTGATTAATCGCATCATTCAGAAAACTCAGGTTGACCTGTTCGGTTTTCAGTAAAGCAATGTACTGTTTGACCAAAGCGTTGTCAGGCTCTGTAAGAATGCGGACAAAATCTTCCTTGGTCAGGGAATCAAGTTCGACACGTATGGGAAAACGGCCTTGAAACTCAGGAATCAGATCAGACGGTTTGGCCGAATGAAATGCACCAGCCGCTATGAAAAGGATATGGTCGGTTTTCACGATCCCATATTTAGTATTTACTGATGAACCTTCAACGATAGGCAGCAGGTCGCGCTGAACACCTTCGCGAGAGACGTCTGGGCTACTGGTTCCCCCAGACTGGCGGCCGATAATTTTATCAATCTCATCAATAAAGATAATTCCGTTTTGCTCCACACGTTTAATGGTTTCTTTCGTGACTTTTTCCTGGTCCAGCAATTTCTCTGCTTCCTCCCGACACAGAGCCTTGAAGGCATCAGGTACTTTCAATTTTTTGTTGGATGTTTTCTGAGGCAATATCGAACCCAGCATGTCCTTTATATTATTGCTCATTTCTTCCATACCCGCGCCAGCATTCATATCGATGATTGATGGCATTTGATCGCGTATCTGGATTTCCACTTCACGATCATCGAGTTTTCCTTCCTTTAACATCTGAGCGAATTTTTCCCGGGTTTGCTCATAATGTAATTTGCCATTTGAATCAAGGTTGAAGCCAGGTTTTCCCTGTAGTCCTGCTGGCGGAGGAAGAAGTAAGTCAAGAAGCCTTTCTTTAGCTTGTTCCCGGGCTTCAGCACGAATGGTGGTTTCCATTTCTTCTTTAACCATATTTTTAGACAACTCCACCAGGTCCCTGACCATAGATTCCACGTCACGACCGACATATCCAACTTCCGTATATTTGGAGGCCTCTACCTTAATGAAAGGAGACTTCGAAAGTTTTGCCAGTCGGCGGGCTATTTCCGTCTTTCCCACTCCCGTTGGTCCTATCATAAGAATATTTTTTGGGCCCACCTCATCCCGAAGGGAGCTGGATAACTGTAGCCTCCGCCAGCGATTACGCAGGGCAATACTTACGGCCCGTTTTGCATTGGTTTGTCCAACGATAAACTTATCCAGTTCCTCAACAATCTGTTTCGGTGTTAATGATGCCATGAGCTTTTCATTGGCATCCTGGGCAGTATTGTCAGACTGGGTGACTACTGTTTCATTCATGAACTACAATTCCTCAATGGTTAAATTAGAGTTTGTATAAATGCATATCGACTCTGTGATCTTCATGGATTCTTCTACTATCTGCCTTGTGGAAAGATCGCTGTGTTGAACAAGTGCTTTGGCGGCGGCGGACGCAAACATGCCTCCAGAGCCAATAGCCAACACCCCATCATCGGGTTCGATAACATCTCCCGTTCCTGAAAGCAGGAGAGAGTGGTCCTTATCGACAACAATCAGCATTGCCTCAAGACGCCTCAACATTTTATCAGTGCGCCAGTCTTTAGCCAATTCCACTGCCGAGCGGGGTAAATTGCCCTGGAATTTTTCAAGCTTTTCTTCAAACCGGGCAAACAGGGAAAAGGCGTCTGCGGTAGAACCTGCAAAGCCGCCGATTACATTATCGTTGTACATTCGTCGAACCTTGCTTGCCGTATGTTTCATTACCGTATTACCAAGGCTGACTTGTCCGTCACCGCCGATGACGACATTGCCCTTATGGCGGACAGAGAGTATTGTGGTTGCGTGCATCATATTTAGTATTGTACTGATCTCAGTAAAAAAATGGAGGTTAAATTATTCCAAAGCGAGTTTTTCTTTGGCACGAGGGTGTGCCTTATCATAGGCCTCTGACAATCTGTCGAGTGTTAAATGTGTGTATTTCTGGGTGGTGGACAGGCTGGAATGGCCCAATAGCTCCTGAATCGAGCGCAAATCTGCTCCCCCTTCTAACAAATGGGTGGCAAACGAATGCCTGAGCGAGTGGGGTGAGACTCCACCAGCGAAATTCCCCTGCTTGATATATTTATCCACTACTTTGCGTACCCCTCTAACAGAAATTCCCGCACCACGGTTATTCAAGAACAACTGGTTTGTGCCGGGCTGTTTGATTTTGGCATTTCGAGCTTTAATATATGTTTTTAAAGCTTCCACGCAATGGTTACCCATTGGCAGCATGCGTTCCTTTCCACCTTTACCCAGCACTTTTATCATGCGAGAGTCCAGATTGGTGTTATTAATTGTCAAGCCGACCAGTTCACTGATGCGTAAGCCACAATTATAAAATAGTTCCAACAAAGCACGGTCGCGAACAGGAAGAAAACCAACGCCTTCTGGCAAATCTAAAAGGCGAAACATTTCATCAACGGAAAAGTAAGCAGGTAACTTATTCTGCATCTTGGGTGCAGGCACAGTTTTAGCGATATTGTTCTTAACATACCCTTCCCGGGACATAAACCTGAAAAATGAGCTTAAGGTTGAAAGCTTGCGCCGCATGGTTGTGCCCGAATACTTCTTTTCATAAAGGAAGCCCATGAATGAGCGCACTGCCAACCTGTCTATTTGCTTTATTTGAAAGGAAGAGTCATCTTTGGAATGACCTGAGTGGATCAGGAAATCCTGAAATTGTGCGATATCGTTCATATAACCATCCACTGTATTTGGAGAAGCATTTTTCTCCACAAGCAGGTAGTCCTTAAATTCCTGTATGACCTTTTCCACTAAATAACCCTTTATTTATCAATGGTATCAAGATACCTGACCGCATGGGTTAAGTCAAGCTGGGCCGAAAGAGATTTTTTCGTTATGCTGGAGAGCGGGCAGATATGCCGGAAGCCAGCCTATACATTGGTTAAGTTTTCAGGCAATTGACGATAAATTCAGACTGAACTATTTAATTTAGACCCTGGTTTTATCTGGAATTTTTGATACCTTGTACAGCCTGTTACATCTAATTAAGAAGGTATTAAAATATATAGAAGAATGAAAAATGACTGATTCGATGAACCCGGAATTTGAACGTGAGCAGCAGCAGGCCCGAGAAGGATTTAAAACTGTGTCAGAAATCCGCCAGAGGTTGGATATTCTTGCAGAACATGTAGAGTCCAGAAAAGAAGCATTGGAAGAAGAAATCCAGGAACACCTGCACGAGTCGCTGGCTAATGCACGGGACTCAATGGAGCGAATACAGGAGAATATAGGCCCAAAAGTTGAAAAG
It includes:
- the mutM gene encoding bifunctional DNA-formamidopyrimidine glycosylase/DNA-(apurinic or apyrimidinic site) lyase, with the protein product MPELPEVETLKRSLLPLVVNNTCTALKFFRNDIRFPIPKSTLKKRMVNQVVSEIQRIGKYLLLKVPQGSMLLHLGMSGRVTLQDSITPREKHTHAVFQFGSDTFLHFIDPRRFGCILWVPENGRHPLLNKLGLDPFSQEANAKTLKGIARNCRSPIKTFIMDARRITGIGNIYACESLYQAGINPKRKAGKITLTEWETLISCIRSTLMKSIESGGTTLRDFYNPNGTAGYYKVSLSVYGKEGLPCPKCKTPIIRMVHSGRSTFFCKLCQKK
- a CDS encoding nucleotide exchange factor GrpE codes for the protein MIREFEKVTSKEKVSQEPEDTSETLDPEVLEPEEEATAKKEKELSPVEKLQEQLKKKDEELAEQKNEFLREKADLENFRKRLIKDKADSVQFANEKLLKELVQIDDNMDRALNAPNTSLQTLKEGVEMIQKQLASFLKNHKVEAIEAIGKTFDPNLHEVMTQVESEEHDENTIMQEYSKGYTLNGRILRSAKVVIAKKPSKESTPPEKESVEGEE
- the hrcA gene encoding heat-inducible transcription repressor HrcA, producing the protein MSLPLLDERSKVVLLTVIDKYIETAEPVGSRTVAKIHPEHLSPATLRNVMADLEEKGFLSQPHTSAGRIPTDNGYRFYVNHLLRPQNFLMKAEVLSDSYELEYPAGKQNLQGILEQACENLSTVSKQTGLVMLPSFSSACFKHIEFTKVGPQAALAVFFSEQGILQNKVLPIDSEMTQDQLTSISNYLNSEFSGKPIRWIRQELLKRLKVEKEHYNNLARKAHDLSSALFSEEHKNNELLVEGALNFLDQPEFTEDIGKIKALLATLEEKTKLINLLDLCLHHDGMTILIGEENLQEEMGNCSLIAQNYQLGNDNVGTLAVFGSKRMDYKRIISIVNHTAKKVSKLISDNQGV
- the argB gene encoding acetylglutamate kinase, translating into MKKLINKAENLLEALPYIKNFYGKTIVIKYGGNAMVSDDLKENFALDIIMMKYIGINPVVVHGGGPQIDKTLKALGIRSEFIQGQRVTNKETIDVVEMVLGGKVNKEIVSLINHQGGNAVGITGKDGDLILAKRHKKVKHSPETDRPEIIDLGLVGEITNVNPDILETLDQSGFIPVIAPIGRGENGETLNINADFVAAKIASALKAEKLLLMTDTEGVKNKDGKLLTGLSRKNVNDLIRSKVIRDGMLPKVNCCLDALKSGVHKTHIIDGRVRHALLLEIFTTEGVGTQIVEKAKDLTPE
- the hslU gene encoding ATP-dependent protease ATPase subunit HslU, encoding MASLTPKQIVEELDKFIVGQTNAKRAVSIALRNRWRRLQLSSSLRDEVGPKNILMIGPTGVGKTEIARRLAKLSKSPFIKVEASKYTEVGYVGRDVESMVRDLVELSKNMVKEEMETTIRAEAREQAKERLLDLLLPPPAGLQGKPGFNLDSNGKLHYEQTREKFAQMLKEGKLDDREVEIQIRDQMPSIIDMNAGAGMEEMSNNIKDMLGSILPQKTSNKKLKVPDAFKALCREEAEKLLDQEKVTKETIKRVEQNGIIFIDEIDKIIGRQSGGTSSPDVSREGVQRDLLPIVEGSSVNTKYGIVKTDHILFIAAGAFHSAKPSDLIPEFQGRFPIRVELDSLTKEDFVRILTEPDNALVKQYIALLKTEQVNLSFLNDAINQIAEMSALVNQRTENIGARRLQTIMEKFLEEISFDAPDLENKNIEIDADYIREKLKDIIQNEDLSRYIL
- the hslV gene encoding ATP-dependent protease subunit HslV, coding for MHATTILSVRHKGNVVIGGDGQVSLGNTVMKHTASKVRRMYNDNVIGGFAGSTADAFSLFARFEEKLEKFQGNLPRSAVELAKDWRTDKMLRRLEAMLIVVDKDHSLLLSGTGDVIEPDDGVLAIGSGGMFASAAAKALVQHSDLSTRQIVEESMKITESICIYTNSNLTIEEL
- a CDS encoding tyrosine recombinase XerC translates to MEKVIQEFKDYLLVEKNASPNTVDGYMNDIAQFQDFLIHSGHSKDDSSFQIKQIDRLAVRSFMGFLYEKKYSGTTMRRKLSTLSSFFRFMSREGYVKNNIAKTVPAPKMQNKLPAYFSVDEMFRLLDLPEGVGFLPVRDRALLELFYNCGLRISELVGLTINNTNLDSRMIKVLGKGGKERMLPMGNHCVEALKTYIKARNAKIKQPGTNQLFLNNRGAGISVRGVRKVVDKYIKQGNFAGGVSPHSLRHSFATHLLEGGADLRSIQELLGHSSLSTTQKYTHLTLDRLSEAYDKAHPRAKEKLALE